A window of Argopecten irradians isolate NY chromosome 1, Ai_NY, whole genome shotgun sequence contains these coding sequences:
- the LOC138305190 gene encoding putative protein 2 isoform X2, with translation MKFLFTLVVVCTVNSAFSEKAPTAQPTLQQTSFEDKRCKCVCPKLVSNITKNDQSVYIKDILDPEDCKCKHVVTNATDELCVQCECKYEERNTTTIKVVVIFIICVVSLLFVYMLFLLCLDPLIARRPTQYQQQTNEEDDHSVSQMSSRPEMTRQRSIINRVTDEQKKWKGTVQEQRKTIYDRHALLN, from the exons ATGAAGTTTCTCTTCACACTCGTCGTCGTTTGTACCGTGAACTCGGCTTTTTCAGAG AAGGCTCCAACTGCCCAACCAACACTCCAACAAACAAGCTTTGAGGACAAGAGATGCAAGTGTGTGTGTCCAAAACTTGTTTCCAACATCACAAAAAATGATCAGAGTGTTTATATTAAGGACATTTTGGATCCTGAGGATTG TAAATGCAAGCATGTGGTGACCAACGCTACAGATGAACTTTGTGTTCAGTGTGAATGTAAATATGAAGAAAGAAACACAACCACCATCAAG GTAGTGGTGATCTTCATCATCTGTGTGGTGTCCTTACTGTTTGTGTACATGCTGTTCCTGCTGTGCCTGGACCCACTCATCGCGAGACGACCTACCCAGTACCAACAACAGACAAATGAGGAG GATGACCACTCTGTCTCCCAGATGTCCAGTCGGCCGGAAATGACCAGACAACGGTCAATCATTAATCGTGTGACAGATGAACAAAAGAAGTGGAAGGGGACAGTACAGGAACAGAGAAAGACCATCTACGACAGACATGCTCTCCTCAACTAA
- the LOC138305190 gene encoding proton-transporting V-type ATPase complex assembly regulator TMEM9-like isoform X1 encodes MKFLFTLVVVCTVNSAFSEKAPTAQPTLQQTSFEDKRCKCVCPKLVSNITKNDQSVYIKDILDPEDCKCKHVVTNATDELCVQCECKYEERNTTTIKVVVIFIICVVSLLFVYMLFLLCLDPLIARRPTQYQQQTNEEVNLDDHSVSQMSSRPEMTRQRSIINRVTDEQKKWKGTVQEQRKTIYDRHALLN; translated from the exons ATGAAGTTTCTCTTCACACTCGTCGTCGTTTGTACCGTGAACTCGGCTTTTTCAGAG AAGGCTCCAACTGCCCAACCAACACTCCAACAAACAAGCTTTGAGGACAAGAGATGCAAGTGTGTGTGTCCAAAACTTGTTTCCAACATCACAAAAAATGATCAGAGTGTTTATATTAAGGACATTTTGGATCCTGAGGATTG TAAATGCAAGCATGTGGTGACCAACGCTACAGATGAACTTTGTGTTCAGTGTGAATGTAAATATGAAGAAAGAAACACAACCACCATCAAG GTAGTGGTGATCTTCATCATCTGTGTGGTGTCCTTACTGTTTGTGTACATGCTGTTCCTGCTGTGCCTGGACCCACTCATCGCGAGACGACCTACCCAGTACCAACAACAGACAAATGAGGAGGTGAATTTG GATGACCACTCTGTCTCCCAGATGTCCAGTCGGCCGGAAATGACCAGACAACGGTCAATCATTAATCGTGTGACAGATGAACAAAAGAAGTGGAAGGGGACAGTACAGGAACAGAGAAAGACCATCTACGACAGACATGCTCTCCTCAACTAA
- the LOC138305211 gene encoding coiled-coil domain-containing protein 28A-like — protein sequence MASRMMKSETYPVSIQSNTEGSASKQVLKGDKSAVGTSRPCNEHSFLTDVADVRTMEQGLLQLLEDFHSGKLQAFGGSMTFEKMDHIREQQERLARLHFEMELLQDMHRRDTEEGKSASNDKMSKLIDQLHAISSSIQRIQKE from the exons ATGGCTTCTCGTATGATGAAGAGTGAAACGTACCCTGTCAGCATCCAGTCAAATACTGAGGGCAGCGCTTCAAAACAGG TATTAAAGGGAGACAAGTCTGCTGTGGGTACTAGCCGTCCGTGTAATGAACATTCCTTCCTCACCGATGTAGCAGACGTAAGGACCATGGAGCAGGGACTTCTTCAGCTGCTAGAAGATTTTCACTCTGGAAAACTTCAAGCttttg GTGGTAGTATGACATTTGAGAAGATGGATCATATCCGGGAACAGCAAGAGAGATTGGCCAGACTTCACTTTGAGATGGAGCTACTTCAGGATATGCACCG ACGTGACACAGAGGAAGGGAAATCAGCCAGCAATGACAAGATGTCAAAACTCATTGATCAG CTCCATGCCATCAGTTCATCAAT ACAAAGAATCCAGAAAGAATGA